In Oleiharenicola lentus, the following are encoded in one genomic region:
- a CDS encoding SDR family NAD(P)-dependent oxidoreductase: protein MNIFITGGTSGLGAALAELYLSKGARVGVCGGTLENFEAAFPRATAPKPEFYELDVRDRDATRRVLKAFSAGQTLDCVIASAGVNNGRPREQIASVDFDREHLIFDVNLKGFLHTAEAALDVMLPEKKGQIVAIASAAAYLPLSKVGAYSASKMALVRYCESLAMDLKKDGITVSCIAPGYIDTPLARATQPGLDGIPFLLAPVEAARLAFQAIEDKKELVVIPRGIRYLTFILARLPRRVRERLLRPRQNRMGVSP from the coding sequence ATGAACATTTTTATCACCGGGGGCACTAGCGGTTTGGGCGCAGCCCTTGCCGAGCTCTATCTTTCCAAGGGTGCACGGGTGGGCGTGTGCGGTGGAACGTTGGAAAATTTCGAGGCAGCTTTCCCGCGGGCGACCGCGCCGAAGCCTGAGTTTTATGAGCTCGACGTGCGGGACCGGGACGCCACCCGGCGGGTGCTCAAGGCTTTTTCGGCAGGGCAAACGCTGGACTGTGTCATCGCCTCCGCAGGCGTGAACAACGGGCGTCCCAGAGAGCAAATTGCTTCGGTCGACTTTGATCGCGAGCATCTCATTTTCGATGTGAACCTCAAAGGCTTTCTTCACACCGCAGAAGCGGCGCTGGATGTGATGCTTCCGGAGAAGAAAGGGCAGATCGTGGCGATCGCCTCGGCCGCGGCTTACTTACCATTGTCGAAAGTGGGAGCATACAGCGCCTCGAAGATGGCACTCGTGCGCTACTGCGAGTCCCTTGCTATGGATCTTAAAAAAGACGGCATCACGGTGAGCTGTATCGCGCCAGGTTACATCGACACGCCGCTGGCGCGCGCCACCCAGCCGGGCCTTGATGGTATTCCCTTCCTCCTTGCTCCCGTCGAAGCTGCGCGTTTGGCCTTTCAGGCCATTGAGGACAAAAAGGAACTCGTGGTGATTCCCCGGGGTATCCGGTATCTCACGTTTATTTTGGCAAGGTTGCCCAGGCGCGTTCGGGAAAGGCTGCTCCGCCCGCGCCAAAACCGGATGGGGGTCAGCCCTTGA
- a CDS encoding aminoglycoside 6-adenylyltransferase, producing the protein MTAEEIENRIVEWARRRPDVSALVQIGSRVQPGGQVDAWSDLDFQLFSTNPARYRDAGWLAAIAPCWSTHLERTERGVDKLSVVFAGGCEVDLVLMPSRLMKLVYWAMARPAWRGLYPATLRRAIANTRVVVRPGHRVMLGGAAWEKRLAAAANPWPEEAFSAADFEFHVRGFWRHSVWVQKKIARGELRAAARWNHVELMDHLLALLAEEARLAGRPARPEARKAEQWLDARRLRQTDIATCLDAKALARALLAEIELCEEVSCSVAQSGGFAQTDHSAVAAWLRAELDKILARP; encoded by the coding sequence ATGACCGCCGAGGAAATTGAGAACCGTATTGTGGAGTGGGCGCGGCGACGGCCCGATGTCTCGGCCCTCGTCCAGATCGGGTCACGGGTCCAGCCCGGCGGGCAGGTGGATGCCTGGTCCGATTTGGATTTTCAGCTGTTTAGCACGAATCCCGCGCGCTACCGCGATGCCGGCTGGCTGGCCGCCATCGCGCCCTGTTGGAGCACGCATCTCGAAAGGACCGAGCGCGGCGTAGACAAGCTCAGCGTGGTTTTTGCCGGTGGGTGTGAGGTGGATCTCGTCTTGATGCCCAGCCGGTTGATGAAATTGGTTTATTGGGCCATGGCCCGGCCGGCGTGGCGCGGACTCTACCCGGCCACATTGCGGCGTGCGATCGCGAATACCCGGGTCGTGGTTCGTCCGGGCCACCGGGTGATGCTCGGCGGAGCCGCTTGGGAAAAGCGGCTGGCGGCGGCCGCGAACCCTTGGCCGGAGGAGGCGTTCTCCGCCGCGGATTTCGAGTTTCATGTCCGGGGTTTCTGGCGTCATTCTGTCTGGGTGCAGAAGAAAATTGCGCGCGGCGAACTGCGCGCGGCGGCCCGATGGAACCACGTGGAGCTCATGGATCACCTGCTGGCCCTTCTGGCGGAAGAGGCGCGGTTGGCCGGTCGGCCGGCGCGGCCCGAGGCGCGCAAGGCCGAGCAATGGCTCGATGCCCGGCGGCTGCGACAGACGGATATCGCCACCTGTCTGGATGCAAAGGCCCTCGCGCGGGCGCTGCTGGCGGAAATCGAACTGTGCGAGGAAGTGAGTTGCAGCGTTGCGCAGTCGGGCGGGTTCGCCCAGACCGATCACTCTGCGGTCGCGGCCTGGTTGCGGGCCGAGCTGGACAAAATCCTGGCCAGGCCCTAA
- a CDS encoding beta-ketoacyl-[acyl-carrier-protein] synthase family protein gives MRRRVKITGIGPVTPAGIGRDAFFRGINEPVSRIRAIKRFDPGAGPFVGAEVHDFDLGEFAPDENPRRLSRHTQFSLVAAMLAMRDAGLAPADVRGLTPLVVTGTSIMDFEKIGRGMETVMKKGVRYAASQGSIMYEASVANVAGKIAQWLDTPARMLTMQTSCCSGLDAVGQAFEQIAAGQAEFAIAGGSECPLSYYPLLGFNAAELSPATDENPERLCRPFDLWRTTGVLGEGAAMFVLEPASSPRPALAWITGYGFANDPDSQTALGLTDALRIALANAQRRIEEVQFINAWGTGHRFIDANETYALTRLFGARLNEIPVSSIKGAIGTALGASGPIQAASTALSLHHGILPPTVNWETPDPGCPLNLSPQPRRIQAEIAVINAHGLSGSNSALVLERA, from the coding sequence ATGCGCCGACGCGTTAAGATCACCGGCATCGGCCCGGTCACGCCGGCGGGCATCGGGCGCGACGCTTTTTTCCGGGGCATCAACGAACCCGTCAGCCGCATCCGCGCGATCAAGCGCTTTGATCCCGGTGCGGGCCCCTTCGTCGGCGCCGAGGTGCACGACTTCGACCTCGGCGAGTTTGCGCCCGACGAGAATCCGCGCCGGCTCTCCCGGCACACGCAGTTCAGCCTGGTCGCCGCCATGCTCGCCATGCGCGACGCGGGCCTCGCTCCGGCCGACGTCCGCGGTCTCACCCCGCTGGTTGTCACGGGCACCTCGATCATGGATTTCGAGAAGATCGGTCGCGGGATGGAGACGGTGATGAAGAAGGGTGTTCGTTACGCCGCCAGCCAGGGCAGCATCATGTATGAGGCGTCGGTGGCGAATGTCGCCGGCAAGATCGCCCAGTGGCTCGACACGCCCGCACGGATGCTGACAATGCAGACCTCGTGCTGCTCGGGACTCGACGCCGTCGGCCAGGCCTTCGAGCAGATCGCGGCGGGACAAGCCGAGTTCGCCATCGCCGGCGGCAGCGAATGCCCTCTCTCCTATTACCCCTTGCTCGGCTTCAATGCCGCCGAACTCAGCCCCGCCACGGACGAGAACCCGGAGCGGCTCTGCCGGCCCTTCGACCTCTGGCGCACCACCGGCGTGCTCGGTGAGGGCGCGGCCATGTTCGTGCTGGAGCCCGCGAGCAGCCCCCGGCCCGCGCTCGCGTGGATCACCGGTTACGGTTTCGCCAACGACCCCGACAGCCAGACGGCGCTCGGCCTGACGGATGCGCTGCGCATCGCCCTGGCCAACGCGCAGCGACGCATCGAGGAAGTGCAGTTCATCAACGCCTGGGGCACCGGCCACCGCTTCATCGACGCGAACGAGACTTATGCGCTCACGCGCCTCTTCGGGGCCCGCCTCAACGAAATCCCCGTGAGTTCGATCAAGGGAGCCATCGGCACCGCCCTCGGCGCGTCGGGTCCGATCCAGGCCGCAAGCACCGCACTGAGCCTGCACCACGGGATCCTGCCGCCGACGGTGAACTGGGAAACCCCTGACCCGGGCTGCCCGCTCAACCTTTCGCCCCAGCCCCGTCGGATCCAGGCGGAGATCGCCGTGATCAACGCCCACGGCCTGTCGGGCAGCAACTCGGCCCTGGTGTTGGAACGAGCATGA
- a CDS encoding ATP-binding protein, with amino-acid sequence MTPLLFAVAVLTLATGAGILWNNPVRFTNRMFALASAAAAAWLFFVFQSFRIGALYPEVPDANPVPWLQGAGAVAAFFPWIIWLLLNSVTTAEGQVLQTLRRSWPWFVIGLALVGLSYSNLFIPPDSTPDEPKRGVGYLIYGVVCVGLYSFLLVRTYRQIKQTTGVRKIELQFITFNSSLACLLAIGLNLVGGYLDIRWISRLSPLVVLGFYVLTVWAVTIHRVFDSRQVFLNVAQRLLTISTLAGGILFGTQLLGLVLTPPTDLICAVTLFSTLAFWIDRRSRGWFNLNTWQNTIVIRQAVHDLTRREPDPNKLVAELEALLRSWCQTNYAALLFDSGEVYVSGNIELAKDRSGFRALCKQGWSTPESLQRLRPEPGLVDLRQFLTEFNLGVIVTAPRGSSTPSSMLALGVKTNARPFTYPEVQQLQELAEFMDNILARSRLSQQARQSEQLATIGLIGASLAHEIRNPLVSIKTFSHLLSTRFDDPEFRRRFSMLIPAEVERIDSLTQQLLDLSNPRRHQMERISLHTIMQETTDLMLARAQEAKVSLTMQLGAEKDTIHADGSAIRQVLINLIINAFQALEAQETERRVQLRSRNSPNGSVIIEVSDNGPGIAPEQRARLFHPFVSTKTKGMGLGLAVCADILHEHRATIIVPDIGRPGATFRITFPCPQPSS; translated from the coding sequence ATGACCCCGCTCCTGTTTGCCGTTGCCGTGCTCACCCTGGCCACCGGCGCAGGGATCCTGTGGAACAATCCGGTCCGTTTCACCAACCGGATGTTCGCCCTCGCCTCCGCGGCCGCGGCCGCGTGGCTCTTCTTTGTCTTCCAGTCCTTCCGCATCGGCGCACTGTATCCCGAAGTCCCGGACGCAAACCCCGTGCCGTGGCTGCAGGGCGCCGGCGCGGTCGCCGCTTTTTTCCCCTGGATCATCTGGTTACTGCTGAATTCAGTCACGACGGCGGAAGGGCAGGTCCTGCAGACCCTCCGGCGCTCCTGGCCCTGGTTCGTGATTGGACTCGCCCTGGTTGGGCTGAGCTACTCCAACCTGTTCATCCCGCCCGACTCGACACCCGACGAGCCCAAGCGCGGCGTGGGCTACCTGATCTACGGAGTCGTGTGCGTCGGCCTGTATTCTTTCCTGCTGGTCAGAACCTACCGGCAGATCAAGCAGACAACCGGTGTCCGCAAGATTGAGCTCCAGTTCATCACGTTCAACAGCTCCTTGGCGTGCCTGCTAGCCATCGGCCTCAACCTGGTGGGCGGCTATCTCGACATCCGCTGGATTTCCCGCCTCAGCCCGCTGGTGGTGCTCGGATTCTACGTGCTGACTGTCTGGGCCGTGACCATTCATCGTGTGTTCGACTCGCGGCAGGTCTTCCTCAACGTCGCCCAGCGACTGCTCACGATCAGCACACTCGCCGGTGGCATTCTTTTCGGAACCCAGCTGCTGGGCTTGGTGCTCACCCCGCCGACGGACCTGATTTGCGCAGTCACCCTTTTCAGCACGTTGGCATTCTGGATCGATCGCCGGTCGCGCGGGTGGTTCAATCTCAACACGTGGCAAAACACGATCGTCATCCGCCAGGCCGTGCACGATCTCACGCGGCGCGAGCCCGATCCCAACAAGCTCGTCGCCGAGTTGGAAGCGCTGCTCCGCTCCTGGTGCCAGACGAACTATGCCGCCCTGCTCTTCGACAGCGGCGAGGTCTATGTGTCGGGCAACATCGAGCTGGCCAAAGATCGCTCCGGCTTCCGCGCGCTGTGCAAGCAGGGTTGGAGCACACCCGAAAGCTTGCAGCGCCTGCGGCCCGAGCCCGGGCTGGTCGATCTCCGGCAGTTCCTTACCGAGTTCAACCTCGGCGTCATTGTCACCGCACCCCGCGGCAGCTCCACGCCGTCCTCGATGCTGGCGCTCGGGGTGAAGACCAACGCCCGACCGTTCACCTACCCCGAGGTCCAGCAGTTGCAGGAGCTGGCGGAGTTCATGGACAATATCCTCGCGCGCTCGCGGCTTTCCCAACAGGCGCGCCAGTCCGAACAACTCGCCACCATCGGCCTCATCGGGGCCAGCCTGGCGCACGAGATCCGCAACCCGCTGGTCTCGATCAAGACGTTCTCGCATCTGCTCTCGACGCGGTTTGATGACCCCGAATTCCGCCGCCGTTTCAGCATGCTCATCCCGGCCGAAGTCGAGCGCATCGACAGCCTCACCCAGCAGCTGCTCGATCTTTCCAATCCCCGTCGCCACCAGATGGAACGGATCTCGCTGCACACGATCATGCAGGAAACCACCGACCTCATGCTCGCCCGGGCCCAGGAGGCCAAGGTGTCCCTCACCATGCAACTGGGCGCGGAAAAGGACACCATCCACGCCGATGGCAGCGCGATCCGGCAGGTTCTCATCAATCTCATCATTAATGCCTTCCAAGCCCTCGAAGCCCAGGAAACCGAACGCAGGGTCCAACTTCGCTCGCGTAACTCGCCGAATGGCAGCGTGATAATCGAGGTTTCCGACAATGGCCCGGGCATCGCCCCCGAACAACGCGCCCGACTTTTCCATCCCTTCGTATCCACAAAGACTAAGGGCATGGGCCTGGGCTTGGCCGTTTGCGCAGATATCTTGCATGAACACCGGGCAACCATCATTGTGCCCGACATCGGGAGACCCGGAGCCACCTTCCGCATTACCTTTCCATGCCCGCAACCCTCATCCTGA